The Ptychodera flava strain L36383 chromosome 7, AS_Pfla_20210202, whole genome shotgun sequence DNA window GCACGATCAAATATTGTCCAACCAAGGACAATCCAGCCGATTTATTGACACGTGGAATCTCAACCCGTGAGTTAGAGAAATCCAATCTCTGGTGGCAAGGCCCACCCTGGCTAAAACAAGGTGATTGGCCTATCTGTCCCGTGTTTGACAGCTCAACATATCATGTATCTACTGAGGAGGATGTCGGTACCCTCAGTGAGGATTACAATAAGCTAGTGATGACAGAAGCAAACCTTCTGTAAACGGAATTCAATTAATCATAGACGTCAACAGATATAGCGGTCTCACAAAGTTACTTCGCGTAACCGCATTAGTCCTGCGTTTTATCTCAAACCTAAAACAAAGGGCAACTCGCAAAACCGGACTGATAACCGCTGACGAACTCAATCGCGCTGAGATAGAGTGGATTAAAGATGTACAAAGACAAGAATTCGCCGACATCGCAAAGAAAATACGCGATAACAAGAAGAAGACGTTGCTAAGCAGACAACTCGGACTGTTTACTGATAAAGACGGCATTCTACGTTGTGGGGGAGGCTACACAATGCTCCCCTGGACTTTGTGACAAAGTTCCCAATTCTACTACCGCCAGCTCATCGGTTCACCGATCTCGTGATTTTGAACGCACACGCACGCGCACTTCACTCTGGATTACAGACAACGGTAACCTACATTCGACGACGCTTCTGGATAGCCAAGATTCGCCAGACCGTGAAAAAATTGCTAAGAAAATGCGTCACCTGTCGGAAAACGAGCGGCAAACCTTATCAAATACCGATACAAGCTCCGCTTCAATCGTATCGCGTAAACGACGCCCCTCCCTTCGCAATTACTGGAGTCGATTTCACCGGAGCGCTATTCGTTAAATCGCCTAACGGTAAGGAAACAAAAGCCTACATATGTTTGTTCACCTGTGCCGTGACTCGCGCCGTTCACCTCGAACTGGTACCTGATCTATCTACGGGATCATTTCTACTCGCCTTCCGACGATTCGCAGCAAGACGCTCGCTACCCTCGAAGATGATTTCGGACAACGCCTCTACTTATTTATCCGCCGCGGATGAAATACGGAAATTATTCTACGCGCCAGATGTGAAACGCTATTTAGCTAATCGACGCGTACAATGGTCCTTCATACCTAAACGGGCCCCTTGGTTCGGAGGTTTCTGGGAACGCATGATCGGACTGACTAAAAACGCGATAAAGAAAGTACTCGGTCGCGCCTTCGTTACATTCGACGAATTGAACACTATTGTTACAGAGATTGAAACCATGTTGAACGACCGACCTCTCACCTACTTGTACACGGATTCTGAAGACACGACGCCCCTATCACCGTCTCACCTTCTGCAGGGACGGCCACTTACAGGCGTGCCACACCCACTATACGACGACGACGAACTTTCGGACCCAACCTATGGAAATAGCAGCAGTTTGAACAAACGGTACGTACGCATTGCTCAATTACAAGAACAATTCTGGCGTCGATGGATTTCAGAATATCTACCCGCTTTGCGTGAACATCACAAATTAAACGGAACTACcaacaacaaaatcaatgtCGGAGATGTTGTTCTAGTTCACAGTGACACTGAACGACGAATGCATTGGCCATTAGCCATCGTGGAGAAATTAAACTACGGGAAAGATGGAATGATACGATCTGCGGAAATCAAGACTACGACCGGACTCACTAATCGTCCTATTGTGAAACTTTATCCCTCGAAGTGAAGGCAGACACTTCTACATTGTTACCAAGCAGCAACAATGACACGGACACAATTCTGCCTGACCCTAGTAAAGGTCAACGACGTTCTACACGTACAGCAGCAGCCATCGCACGTTGTAGGATACATGACCTGAACACTAAGTGAACTCTATATATCGGACAATATATATTGGACACTATTTAATGGACCCTATATACTCATATATACTCACCATATGATATCTAGTCATTTTACTAAGTATTTCgattactttcaatttttgcatttttctcgAGTTTTAGTTTACGAtgatttttcagattttagacTTGATACCTTTTCTGTCGGGCGGGAGAATGTCGAGAAAACGTATACAAAGATAGCTACTTCttaattccttgacaatgaagacagattgtaatctcttcagttccttccaatatcctgtgtttacacatagttttaattctttctgacgtgtgactcatctctaaccaatcaaagtcaaagacgcttcttactttcccgccaaaatcggctatatcacagcctgaattagccactttactttagtatatgtttatgtacagtatagtgtatgtgtatgcgtatactcagagcacatcgctcaccactggatctggtcgtcacttatccacccactgatacattatattattgtagcagtagttcatcgtagctgtagtaataaagtttgaagaaatacagtcgacgcctctgtctccatcacttgaactcaaaagaTCCTGCTTCGTAAAACAATCCCACACAGGTTTTTCGTTTCCGGTGCCAATAACACCAAAGTTCCCGATGACGCCGTCATGGATCCCATGATGACGTACGGAAGAGGCTGCCATACATCGGACAGCAATCGCATGAAGGGCATAATGATCGTGGATATACGGCTTGCCAGTATACAAAGGCTAAAACCACTATTCCTGAAACACAAGTAATAAGAGATAGACATTTTATCAGGTCTGAGCCAGATGCAGATGAAATCTGCGTATTACAGGTATTACACTTATTTTTGTTAGTTCTTCGATTCCTTTTGAATCTTGGCCGAGAAATATTCGAATCACGTAAGCTTATGTTTGAAGCTGTGTTAGCCGTAACGTATGACAAATATCTTCAATAGCCCcggtttgtgaaaaaaaaaacgatgtcTTCGTCGTTCTGCTAATAGCATGTCGAAACACTTGGTGCTGAGCTCGTTACGTGAAAATGCCCAGTAATGTCCGTGTTGCAGAGACATATTAGGAACCAATAAACTGTAGAAATCAACACTTACAATTTACTCAGACTGTACAGGTATACGTACTTGAAAGTACCAATGAATCCTTGAAACGTATATACCTGGCttattttacttgagaaaagaAGCGACATGCCGCGTCGTTGCCCACATGTGTGTTTTGTTTCAGCACATCAGCAAAGACACTTACCCGACCACTGTGGGGTAGAGTTCGGCCACGTATACGAAACCAGACCAGAAGGCAGCCGCAGCCCCGACTTTGGCTATAAGTGCGAAGGCAATGCTAAGGTATTGAAAACCtgtgaaatacaaaattcattagAATTTTCAAATTGTCACTAGAAATTCCTACATAGGTTAAACTGTCGAGAGTTTTTACCTGAGTTGATTACAGGGAGAAGCACTTCAATTGACGATCGAAACTGGAAACTACGTAGAAGCGAAAGAACACTCAACTTCCCATGCCACTTTAAGGAGGACCAATTTAAGGAGAAAACTGAGTTTGTGCCATCAATTTTGGACCCGTAAGTTTTATTGCCATATCATACGAAATCTagtcaattgaaaaataaatcgtCGATAGTGAGTTGAACGCTTTTCCGCACGGTGAGGGATATTTCAAGATTTCGCACTGAGCGAAATTTGTCTACTGAAAAAAGGAATCTTGCTCCGGTAATGTGACAATTATGTCTTTTTCTGGTGTggtcatttgtattttttgttaatTGTATTCTTTACAAATTTAACTCTTTGTCACCGGTTGATAGTGATGCTAAATTGATCAACATTCAAAGCCAAATGGAGCTGCACTCACCGTTCTTTGGAAAAGGACTGAGGAAACAGAACACACCACCGATGAGACAAAACACTGCGATTGGCCTAGGGCGCCCCCAGCGGTTTATTGTGAACGACGAAAGGAATATGGCGATTACTTCAGCAAACCCAGACAGGAAGAAATTGACATATCTGTTGCCGGCAAGtgacgtcgaaaacatcgaTAATCCAAAATATGGCAAAACAACTGAAAACCTGAATGAAATATAAATACGTATCGcatatgttgcaatattttgctttcatgaatattaatgttaCATACGATATTTTCTTCAATTGTTTAAGATGTTGTTTAATTAGGAGAATATGCAATCGATGATCATACAAATAGTTATCATGATAATTATAAAAGAGTATACATGTCCATACAAGAATGCTACatccatgaaaaaaatatacaaagccGGCCCACTTTTGTAAAAAGGCATATGTAAAACTGTGGCCTGAAAAAGAACCGACGCAATGGCCAAAAAGTTTGAATGCCACCAGTCGTCAGAGCAATATGTCTTAACATATGTTGGCTTACGACATAAACGGATAAATCTGTAAGTTGTGTGAATGAAACATACCATGCCAACGACCTGGCTTTCAAGTTCAAGGGAAGAAGATGACAATAGAATGATTGTACTAATTATGCGGCATATATATGTTCCGTGTGCAAAGCGCGGGTCGAAGGGGATTTCCCGAGCAGGTGTAGGTGGACAGTCTGAGATTTAATTCAAAATTTGCTATCGATGTGCATTATATAAAAGGAAAGAAAGGTGGTCGTTCCGTCTACAGCTGtacgtatgggacccatacgacggGTATATTGCCATGCACAACATATCTCAACATGATCCTTCTGCatatacaaaattttaaagttataAAGTGGAGGCTGACCGCGGCCGAAGCAGCTTCATGCAGACGAATGGACACATcaaagaaaatttgtttggCAAAAGTCGTTCGGTGACTTGAAAGCTAAGAAAGTAGTGAACTATTAACGTATCAGGCATCAAATTCTAAATTTGCTTCTCAGTTGCTCGACATTCATCGTCAATTTCTAGGAAGAGAGCAATTTTCAACGAGAAAGTCGCGCAGTCGCAGACTGGATGACCCCTTCGTTTAACATTTTATCGAAGCCATCCTACGCCTTTTAAGCTGTAGTTTCTCTTGTATTGGTTCTTTCTCtcgtctgtatttttgttcattcGGCGCATCTAGGGcccaatattcatttttttaaaatgggaCTTTCCGAGAAGGCCTTCCATAACTTTATGAAAGAGCGGGGCATCCTAggattatgtacatttgtaaaaatattcaatgtGTCACAGTCTCGTTCCGTCTATCCGGACAGTTTCCGATTGGATGTACAGACATTCAATGACTTTAAAATGGCCAATATTCGAGAATAATTATTGCTGATATGCATGCCGTATGAATTTAAATAGTCACGAAATAGGTGAATATTAATAACTCACCAGTTGCACAAAATGATTAGTGTGGTTTGTCGAAGTTTCGGAGTTTTGAACAGATCTGTGAAGTTGTAGGATTTCGTTGTCCTTGTAGTTGACTTCGAACTTGTCTCCTGCTTGTACGTCTTTACCTTATTTGGACCCTAAGTTGATAGATAAATGAAAACCCAACAAGTATTCAGTGCTGTTCAGAAGTGACGTCTGACCGCGACGACTTTTTGGATGACGCATGCATACTTATGTCACTTCTACGATTTCATTAGAAAGTTCAGTCTGCAGATGCAATTATATGCAGACAAGAATCCCTTGATCACATGATGGAGGGACAGTGTACATTTACAAACTGGTGTTATAAGTTtgtttcctctctctctctctctctctctctctctctctctctctctctctctctctctctctctctctctctctcgttgaTTTAATTTATAAAAAGCGCGCGAGATACCTGATAAATGAAAAGTCCAGCCCGCTGATGATGGGTCTATATACTCGATGTCATATCTCGGAAATCGTCAAAAACACACAAGGTTACCAGATTGGAAAATCGGTCGCTCGAAGCAGGGCAGAAAGAGGACGCTAGGTAGGGAGAGCACTCATGCGACGGATATTCtggtatttatgaaaaattaatacttgtacacaaacaTTCCACCAGCAACTTAACCACATGGGATACGGATCTCGAACACAGCACCCTAATATAACCTCGCGAGTTTTTGATAAATACGCTTGCACTTAGCCCTCTCAGCCTGTAATAAGTTAACACACTTATTTCATATCCGGTGGTGAAAgttataaaaagaaaaataacacaaatattttgctCTTATTTTCTTACGTGTGATGATAATCTAGTATACGTAAAATAGGAACTTGGCAGTGTCTTTTGATTGGTCCGCACCGCTTCTCGTATGATAATATCAGCCTCGTTCACGTTCCCGAGTGAAAGCAGCCATCTTGGCGATTCTGGAATAAGTCTTCGatataaaaaaaatacgaaaatattgcaattttaatCTATATTTCACATAGTCACTTGTATTTGGCACGAGTTGTGTCCTGTTAAGAGCGCTTGTTAAAACTTCATCTGATCAAAAACTTGTGGCGTCATCATTATGAGTAGAACGGGGCAATTTTACTTTTATTCGTCACCTGAGTTTAGGCTTTacattctgatattttttgaaattgttgagTCATTGACCATGCAAATCTTAGGATTGAAAGTGTTAACTGAATTGATAGATAAGTTTGCACAGATTAACTGATTGAACAGTTGCATGAGTTCTAACTTTAAAGGCATTGGGCGGAAGCAAGGTCACCCGGGGTCACGGGCTCATACACATGGCAAGGTTCGAACGATTTAACTATTTGTGCACAACCATACAATATAATACTCGCTACCCTAAGCACGATTTTGCCACCTAGGTGAGTCATGAAAATCTCAGGCAGTCGACCATATTGTCAATATGGCCGATTTCTACTGGTATGGTAAAACATATAAGATTGCAGAAGCAAAGTACAAGTTTAGGTTATACATGAATTCGATGCCAGAAACGCCTAAAGGGATGGAAAGATGAATGAGTTTAGCTAGTTTCACGATCAAATAGAACTTATTACCGTGGTAGCGATTGCATttgtgtaaataaagtttttatccCTCTCCAAGACTCTTGCTGTCGTGAGAAACCGACATTTTACCCACACatcatttcaatatcatgttGTTTAACCCCCCCCCTTGCAAGGCAAAAGTTATTTAAGGTAGCGAGAGTACAGTTGGATTGTGGTATGAAGACAGCAGACGGCTAAGGTCCCCTCTGAAAAGGAACCGTTCGAGACACTCGCACCTGAATAAGAAGACGAATAGCAGCGCCAACTGAGGTATTCCCACAACAATTTGTAGCAGCCTCCAGTGCCGCAGGAAATAAGAAAGGACAGCAAAGATCATGTGACCCGCTGGAAACATCAACGCCAGCATATTTCCGATGATAGCTCGCTTTGAAGGTCCGGTCCATTCGATAACTGTGTGTTAATTGTGAGAGGGTGAAATGAATCAAAAAAGtacaatttctaaaaaaatatattaaatccATGCTTTATATATGGCTTGCTTGCATTGCATCTCATCTTTAACATTCTATGATTAAATGTATTAATGCTAATTCTTCCATATACTTTAAACTTATGCAACACTTCATCAAGTGGTTAATAAGTTCCTAAAGTAAGTTCGTTTATGCACAGTATATTACGTCCAATGAACATCATCTGAATTTGAACATTACCTTTAATGAGCTCCAATTTAATTTGTAGATGCAATAATTATGACTTTTTATCATTAGGTAACATGCGTTGGCCCAAATCGTTCAACATTTTAAAGCTCAGCCATAAAATCCGCTCCTCCGATCATTCTTCAGGAAAAGTTAATGAATTGATATGAAGTATAACCTTTTGCCTTTCCATGATAAGTTCTTTCACCCATCGGTTTTGCTGGTCGATTGATAAATTGGAAACAATTATAGCTAGGTCACGGACATAATTTGTCGAAGATATtactaaaaattacaaaaacgcATGAAAAGGTGACGCATTTGTACCGAATACTGGAATTATTTGGAAACTGCAACAAAtgtaaatagtaaacagaataTCATAGCACACAAATATAGATTTGCTACAAAAAGCGCTATATTGTTACTTTGCAATAAAAATACGGGGCTGTGTTCAGATTCTATACTGAACATACCGTATGTAAACGAAGCCACCAGTACACCTGGGTATGTGCAGCCAACGATGAACTGACAGAAAATGAACATGGCGAGATGTGGCGATGCCGCAGACAGGAAGCAAAAGATGCTTTGGATAAGCAAAGCCGAGGAAATCGACCGCAATCTCCCATACCTAGAGAGTAGATTGAATCATGTAGCATTTGGGAACATAATCTGTTATCTAAAGTTGAAAAATGCTGAGGTTTAAAGAAAATGTGAATAAAATCTCTCCAGAAAGGAACGTTtctgatataaatgtatatgAACAAAAATCAACACATGCAACCACCGTCAATATATATCATGTACAGTGTTACCACTGCTTCAAATGAACAGAAACTAGTATAGGCTAAATAATAGGAACTAAGCTTACCACCGATGAATAGGGGTTCCTATGTACGACGATCAGTAATGAATAGGAGTAACTGTTTATTTAACCTGCGTCTATGAATGAACAGTTGTGTAATTGCTACAAATAAAGTCGGGGTAGTATTTAGCATACGTAACTACATGACGAGAAAATTTTCATCTATGAACATAGGCGATCATATTAATCTATCATAACTGAACAGACGGCCTCCAAAAAGACTTTTAAAGAGGCAGTCATGTGCGATTGTTATAATGGATTGTGGGTCACCACGTGAAACTGTCATCAATAAAAATAGACAACGTACAACAATCATAGTGCTGCGAAACTATAAATACAAGGCTCAGGAGGCCGATTCGTTGTCATCGATAAATATCAGACAATTTCCTAGAAAGGCCACGCTTCTAACAATGGTGGATCGTAGTCACCTATCCCAAATTGTTCCGAAGATGCCCGATCCGACCGTCATTCCAGCGTAGACTGCAGACTGGGCGAGTTCCCTCAGCCATTTTCTGTCACATACTAGGTTCCACTGCAAAGAAAAGAGTATCATGGAGTGTGTAAAATATACTTGTATATGATGCAGTCTATCTATTCATTACTTCCTTTGGTGAAGTGGTTTTGTCTGTCGATAGACTGCAGAGTCCAGTCCCTTTTGAATGAATGACAAGCTAACAAAACTTAAGATTGCGATGCCATCGACTTTGCAGTTAGTTCTAGCTGACATAAAGTTCAAGATGTCTTTCAGTATGCCCTAGTCTTGatattgtcaatgtcactggTACATTTAGTCAACTTTGGTGCTGCCATTTTGGAGAATGATCTTTCTGGTGAATCCCGACAACTGTTTTGAGATGATGATTTCTaacagaaagacaaacagagagacagacatcgGTATGACAGTAGCCCTAGTGCAACACGTTAACTGACGTGTCACTGCTGCATCGTTTATCTTTCGAAAGTAGACAACGTTTCGTTGTCAAAAGCACAGCACGTTAAGGGCCGTATAGCCTTGAATCGATCATTGACATGCGGGGTGAATCATTTGATTGTGGGAGAGGGCTGGAGGATTTCCGAAATGAAAGTCGTTGCTGGCAATTTATTAGGAAAAAAATTTCTGCCTAGTAAGCATGGGAAAAATTTCTTCAAGGctgtaaaaaaatgtttcaatgtaCCCTGAGATAATAGTCTCCAAAGCTGCAGCCTACGGCGGCTATTCATGACCAAGCTTTTTATAGATTGGTTGATAATTAATCTGCTGCACGGAGTATATGCCGTGAAAAAGCAAAATCCTGAGTTTGCATGGATGTATACTACTATTCTGTTTATTTGCAAGTTGTTTGCATATGCATCACTCCACGATAAAGGTTAAACAAGGAGGACTTTGCCCCTTTAAAAACGTCCGTTAACAATT harbors:
- the LOC139136790 gene encoding organic cation transporter protein-like, with translation MDFDTILASFGDFGPYQRKLFVFNAAFLVTVPFIVFAQVFISDDVDFVCLAEIQNGSSTKATSFRATRIAETKGGCGILENSITGNWSTIYSSTDHLFGQADNSTSSYSTDIEGQICAKWGYDPSQHQSTTVTEWNLVCDRKWLRELAQSAVYAGMTVGSGIFGTIWDRYGRLRSISSALLIQSIFCFLSAASPHLAMFIFCQFIVGCTYPGVLVASFTYVIEWTGPSKRAIIGNMLALMFPAGHMIFAVLSYFLRHWRLLQIVVGIPQLALLFVFLFRLIPESPRWLLSLGNVNEADIIIREAVRTNQKTLPSSYFTYTRLSSHGPNKVKTYKQETSSKSTTRTTKSYNFTDLFKTPKLRQTTLIILCNWFSVVLPYFGLSMFSTSLAGNRYVNFFLSGFAEVIAIFLSSFTINRWGRPRPIAVFCLIGGVFCFLSPFPKNGFQYLSIAFALIAKVGAAAAFWSGFVYVAELYPTVVGNSGFSLCILASRISTIIMPFMRLLSDVWQPLPYVIMGSMTASSGTLVLLAPETKNLCGIVLRSRIF